One region of Streptomyces rishiriensis genomic DNA includes:
- a CDS encoding outer membrane protein assembly factor BamB family protein, translating to MATPPNQPPQQGGFGAPQDQPQQPQAPQGGFGAPQVPPQPPQGPPAQPPQPGYGYPQQPGPYGQPQQATPYGQPPQPGPYGQPQQAGPYAQPGPYGQQGGPYGQQPGYGYPQPPQFPGAPGAPGTPPGGRNPFKGRPALVVGAAVAALLVIGGTVFAVTDGDDEGGKKPVAGPSDDGKATSSGAPVNPGDGSGDGGADTEDFNADRKAGEAKVLWYKEAPDAPASGADAPGMWVTSKTAVKAAYKEVVAYDVGDGKPTWDTVALPQKICAVTPQKTADDKVVVAYMSGTSDRAKCNQLQQIDLSTGAKGWTGVVADGALFDSAIDIELSLAGNTLMVGRSQSGTAYDVRTGKKLYDKQKYGDSCFPTAFAGGARLIAVASCDATGTTEHDELQELDPATGKVRWTQKFDKGWSVAKTYSVDPLVVYSTNKDKNTWNIATFKPDGSYRSQVGFDEDFAPECDSGFLQRNLTGCAGTASDANTLYLPTESTTGPNEIVAIDLSTGKEKWRVKSPTDEAMLPVKVEGGNLVAYVEPSYDAAGRVVAVPAAGTAHTPTTLMQLPASTAELEDGFYSRDLAWVDGRFYISTTRLTGNDDTKEKLMLAYGK from the coding sequence ATGGCTACGCCGCCGAATCAGCCGCCGCAGCAGGGCGGTTTCGGAGCACCGCAGGACCAGCCGCAACAGCCACAGGCGCCGCAGGGCGGCTTCGGCGCGCCCCAGGTGCCGCCGCAGCCGCCACAGGGCCCGCCCGCCCAGCCGCCGCAGCCGGGCTACGGCTATCCGCAGCAGCCCGGCCCGTACGGGCAGCCGCAGCAGGCGACCCCCTACGGTCAGCCGCCGCAACCCGGCCCGTACGGGCAGCCGCAGCAGGCGGGCCCCTACGCCCAGCCGGGACCGTACGGTCAGCAGGGCGGGCCCTACGGCCAGCAGCCCGGTTACGGCTATCCGCAGCCGCCCCAGTTCCCCGGCGCGCCCGGTGCTCCCGGTACCCCGCCCGGCGGACGCAACCCCTTCAAGGGGCGGCCCGCGCTGGTGGTGGGGGCCGCGGTGGCGGCCCTGCTGGTGATCGGCGGGACGGTGTTCGCGGTCACCGACGGCGACGACGAGGGCGGCAAGAAGCCGGTCGCCGGTCCGAGCGACGACGGCAAGGCCACGTCGAGCGGCGCACCGGTCAACCCCGGTGACGGCAGCGGCGACGGCGGCGCGGACACCGAGGACTTCAACGCGGACCGCAAGGCCGGCGAGGCGAAGGTGCTCTGGTACAAGGAGGCGCCCGACGCCCCCGCCTCCGGCGCCGACGCCCCCGGCATGTGGGTCACCTCCAAGACGGCCGTGAAGGCCGCGTACAAGGAGGTCGTCGCGTACGACGTCGGCGACGGCAAGCCCACCTGGGACACCGTCGCCCTGCCGCAGAAGATCTGCGCGGTCACCCCGCAGAAGACGGCGGACGACAAGGTCGTCGTGGCGTACATGAGCGGCACCAGCGACCGCGCCAAGTGCAACCAGCTCCAGCAGATCGACCTGAGCACCGGCGCCAAGGGCTGGACGGGCGTGGTCGCGGACGGCGCGCTGTTCGACAGCGCCATCGACATCGAGCTGTCGCTGGCCGGCAACACGCTGATGGTGGGCCGCTCGCAGTCCGGCACGGCGTACGACGTCCGTACCGGCAAGAAGCTGTACGACAAGCAGAAGTACGGCGACTCCTGCTTCCCGACGGCGTTCGCGGGCGGGGCCCGGCTGATCGCGGTGGCGTCCTGCGACGCGACCGGGACCACCGAGCACGACGAGCTCCAGGAGCTGGATCCGGCGACCGGCAAGGTCAGATGGACCCAGAAGTTCGACAAGGGCTGGTCGGTCGCGAAGACGTACTCCGTCGACCCGCTGGTGGTGTACAGCACCAACAAGGACAAGAACACCTGGAACATCGCGACGTTCAAGCCGGACGGCAGCTACCGCTCGCAGGTCGGCTTCGACGAGGACTTCGCGCCCGAGTGCGACTCCGGCTTCCTCCAGCGCAACCTCACGGGCTGCGCGGGCACGGCATCCGACGCGAACACGCTCTACCTGCCGACCGAGTCGACCACCGGTCCCAACGAGATCGTGGCGATCGACCTCTCCACCGGCAAGGAGAAGTGGCGCGTGAAGTCGCCGACCGACGAGGCGATGCTCCCGGTGAAGGTCGAGGGCGGCAACCTCGTGGCGTACGTGGAGCCGTCGTACGACGCGGCCGGCCGGGTGGTCGCCGTCCCGGCGGCCGGGACCGCCCACACGCCGACGACGCTGATGCAGCTGCCCGCGAGCACGGCCGAGCTCGAGGACGGCTTCTACTCGCGTGACCTCGCCTGGGTCGACGGGCGCTTCTACATCTCCACCACCCGGCTGACGGGCAACGACGACACGAAGGAGAAGCTGATGCTCGCCTACGGCAAGTGA
- a CDS encoding ABC-F family ATP-binding cassette domain-containing protein, with product MAVNLVNVENVSKVYGTRALLDGISLGVSEGDRIGVVGRNGDGKTTLIRMLAKLEEADSGRVTHSGGTRLGVLTQHDSLDSTATVRHEVIRDMEDHEWAGNAKVRDVLTGLFGGLDLPGFPQGLDTVIGPLSGGERRRIALAKLLIEEQDLVVLDEPTNHLDVEGISWLARHLRERRSALVCVTHDRWFLDQVCTRMWDVQRGAVHEYEGGYSDYVFARAERERIAATEETKRQNLVRKELAWLRRGAPARTSKPRFRVEAANELIADVPPPRDSSELMKFASSRLGRTVFDLEDVTVQAGPKVLLKHITWHLGPGDRIGLVGVNGAGKTSLLRALAEAARTEGEVQPAAGRVVVGKTVKLAYLSQEVGELDPGLRVLEAVQQVRERVDLGKGREMTAGQLCETFGFNKDKQWTPVGDLSGGERRRLQILRLLMAEPNVLFLDEPTNDLDIETLTQLEDLLDGWPGSMIVISHDRFFVERTTDRVFALLGDAALRMLPRGIDEYIERRQRMEETAAASAPSAAATKPAPERSAADQRAAKKELQKIERQLDKVSEKESKLHAQIADNATDFEKVAELDAELRRLAGEREELELRWLELAEDA from the coding sequence CCAAGCTGGAGGAGGCGGACTCCGGCCGGGTCACGCACTCCGGCGGGACCCGGCTGGGCGTGCTCACCCAGCACGACTCGCTCGACTCCACCGCGACCGTCCGGCACGAGGTCATCCGGGACATGGAGGACCACGAGTGGGCCGGCAACGCCAAGGTCCGTGACGTGCTCACCGGACTCTTCGGCGGGCTCGACCTGCCCGGCTTCCCGCAGGGCCTGGACACCGTCATCGGCCCGCTCTCCGGCGGTGAGCGCCGCCGTATCGCGCTCGCCAAGCTGCTGATCGAGGAGCAGGACCTCGTCGTCCTGGACGAGCCGACCAACCATCTCGACGTCGAGGGCATCTCCTGGCTGGCCCGGCACCTGCGCGAGCGCCGCTCCGCGCTCGTCTGCGTCACCCACGACCGCTGGTTCCTCGACCAGGTCTGCACCCGCATGTGGGACGTGCAGCGCGGCGCCGTCCACGAGTACGAGGGCGGCTACTCCGACTACGTCTTCGCGCGCGCGGAGCGCGAGCGCATCGCCGCGACCGAGGAGACCAAGCGGCAGAACCTGGTCCGCAAGGAGCTCGCCTGGCTGCGCCGCGGCGCCCCCGCGCGGACGTCCAAGCCGCGGTTCCGCGTCGAGGCCGCCAACGAGCTCATCGCGGACGTGCCGCCGCCCCGCGACAGCAGCGAGCTGATGAAGTTCGCGTCCTCCCGCCTCGGCAGGACCGTCTTCGACCTCGAGGACGTCACCGTCCAGGCCGGGCCCAAGGTGCTGCTCAAGCACATCACCTGGCACCTCGGCCCCGGCGACCGCATCGGCCTCGTCGGCGTCAACGGTGCCGGCAAGACCTCCCTGCTGCGGGCCCTGGCCGAGGCCGCCCGCACCGAGGGCGAGGTGCAGCCCGCGGCCGGCCGGGTCGTCGTCGGCAAAACCGTCAAGCTCGCCTACCTCTCCCAGGAGGTCGGCGAACTCGACCCCGGGCTGCGGGTCCTGGAGGCCGTGCAGCAGGTGCGGGAGCGCGTCGACCTCGGCAAGGGCCGCGAGATGACCGCCGGGCAGCTGTGCGAGACGTTCGGCTTCAACAAGGACAAGCAGTGGACGCCGGTCGGGGACCTGTCGGGCGGTGAGCGCCGCCGCCTGCAGATCCTGCGCCTGCTCATGGCCGAGCCCAACGTCCTCTTCCTCGACGAGCCCACCAACGACCTCGACATCGAGACCCTCACCCAGCTCGAGGACCTCCTCGACGGCTGGCCCGGCTCGATGATCGTCATCTCCCACGACCGGTTCTTCGTCGAGCGGACCACGGACCGGGTCTTCGCCCTCCTCGGCGACGCCGCCCTGCGGATGCTCCCGCGCGGCATCGACGAGTACATCGAGCGCCGGCAGCGCATGGAGGAGACGGCGGCCGCCTCGGCCCCGTCGGCCGCCGCCACGAAGCCCGCGCCCGAGAGGAGCGCCGCCGACCAGCGCGCCGCCAAGAAGGAACTCCAGAAGATCGAGCGGCAGTTGGACAAGGTCTCCGAGAAGGAGTCCAAGCTGCACGCCCAGATCGCCGACAACGCCACCGACTTCGAGAAGGTCGCCGAACTCGACGCCGAACTGCGGAGGTTGGCGGGCGAGCGCGAGGAACTGGAGCTGCGGTGGCTGGAACTCGCCGAGGACGCGTGA